A section of the Streptomyces sp. NBC_01591 genome encodes:
- the fabG gene encoding 3-oxoacyl-[acyl-carrier-protein] reductase, which yields MSRSVLVTGGNRGIGLAIARAFVDNGDKVAITFRSGEPPAALTEAGVLAVRCDITDAEQVEQAYKEIEEKHGPVEVLVANAGITKDQLLMRMSEDDFTSVVDTNLTGTFRVVKRANRGMLRAKKGRVVLISSVVGLLGSAGQANYAASKAGLVGFARSLARELGSRNITFNVVAPGFVDTDMTQVLTEEQRKGIVSQVPLGRYAQPEEIAAAVRFLASDDASYITGAVIPVDGGLGMGH from the coding sequence TTGAGCCGCTCGGTTCTCGTCACCGGAGGAAACCGGGGCATCGGCCTCGCCATCGCCCGCGCTTTCGTCGACAACGGCGACAAGGTCGCGATCACCTTCCGCTCCGGTGAGCCGCCCGCGGCGCTCACCGAGGCCGGTGTCCTCGCGGTCCGTTGCGACATCACCGACGCCGAACAGGTGGAGCAGGCCTACAAGGAGATCGAGGAGAAGCACGGTCCCGTGGAGGTGCTGGTCGCCAACGCCGGTATCACCAAGGACCAGTTGCTGATGCGGATGTCCGAGGACGACTTCACGTCCGTCGTCGACACCAACCTCACCGGCACCTTCCGGGTCGTCAAGCGCGCCAACCGCGGCATGCTGCGCGCCAAGAAGGGCCGCGTCGTCCTCATCTCCTCCGTGGTCGGCCTGCTCGGCTCGGCCGGGCAGGCGAACTACGCCGCGTCCAAGGCGGGTCTGGTCGGCTTCGCCCGGTCGCTGGCCCGTGAACTCGGTTCGCGGAACATCACTTTCAACGTCGTCGCGCCCGGTTTTGTCGACACCGACATGACGCAGGTGCTCACCGAGGAGCAGCGCAAGGGCATCGTGTCCCAGGTGCCGCTCGGCCGCTACGCGCAGCCCGAGGAGATCGCCGCCGCGGTGCGCTTCCTCGCCTCCGACGACGCGTCGTACATCACTGGAGCCGTCATCCCCGTTGACGGCGGATTGGGCATGGGTCACTGA
- a CDS encoding TldD/PmbA family protein: MPHEVDQSFLALPLRALADAALARARALGAVHADFRLERVRSASWRLRDARPSGSSDTTDLGYAVRVVHGGAWGFASGVDLTMDAAAKVASQAVAMAKLSAKVIAAAGSDERVELADEPVHGERTWVSAYDIDPFDVPAEEKAGLLAEWSGRLLGAEGVAHVDASLMTVHENKFYADTAGTVTTQQRVRLHPEFTAVAVDGTTGEFDSMRTIAPPVGRGWEYLTGTGWDWDDELARIPGLLAEKMRAPSVEAGTYDLVVDPSNLWLTIHESIGHATELDRALGYEAAYAGTSFATFDQLGKLTYGSPVMNVTGDRTAEHGLATIGYDDEGVEAQSWDLVKDGTLVGYQLDRRIAKLTGLGRSNGCAYADSPGHVPVQRMANVSLRPDPGGFSTEDLIGGVEHGIYVVGDRSWSIDMQRYNFQFTGQRFFRIENGRLAGQLRDVAYQATTTDFWGSMEKVGGPQTYVLGGAFNCGKAQPGQVAAVSHGCPSALFRGVNILNTTQEAGR, translated from the coding sequence ATGCCTCATGAGGTAGATCAGTCATTCCTGGCCCTGCCGCTGCGGGCCCTCGCCGACGCGGCGCTCGCCCGCGCGCGGGCGCTGGGCGCCGTGCATGCCGACTTCCGGCTGGAGCGGGTGCGCAGCGCGTCCTGGCGGCTGCGGGACGCCCGGCCCTCCGGGTCCTCGGACACCACCGATCTCGGCTACGCGGTGCGGGTGGTGCACGGCGGGGCGTGGGGGTTCGCGTCCGGGGTGGACCTGACGATGGACGCCGCGGCAAAGGTGGCCTCGCAGGCCGTCGCCATGGCGAAGCTGTCGGCCAAGGTGATCGCGGCGGCCGGCTCCGACGAGCGGGTCGAGTTGGCGGACGAGCCGGTGCACGGCGAGCGGACCTGGGTCTCGGCGTACGACATCGACCCCTTCGACGTACCGGCCGAGGAGAAGGCGGGGCTGCTCGCCGAATGGAGCGGCCGGCTCCTGGGTGCCGAGGGCGTCGCGCATGTGGACGCCTCGCTGATGACCGTTCACGAGAACAAGTTCTACGCGGACACGGCGGGCACCGTGACCACCCAGCAGCGGGTGCGGCTGCATCCGGAGTTCACCGCGGTCGCCGTGGACGGGACGACGGGTGAGTTCGACTCGATGCGGACGATCGCCCCGCCGGTGGGCCGCGGCTGGGAGTACCTGACCGGGACCGGCTGGGACTGGGACGACGAGCTGGCGCGGATCCCCGGGCTGCTGGCCGAGAAGATGCGGGCGCCGAGCGTCGAGGCGGGAACGTACGACCTGGTCGTCGACCCGTCCAACCTCTGGCTGACCATCCACGAGTCGATCGGCCATGCCACCGAGCTGGACCGGGCGCTGGGATACGAGGCGGCGTACGCCGGGACCTCGTTCGCCACCTTCGACCAGCTGGGGAAGCTGACGTACGGCTCCCCCGTGATGAATGTGACCGGTGACCGCACCGCCGAGCACGGGCTCGCGACCATCGGGTACGACGACGAAGGTGTCGAGGCGCAGTCCTGGGACCTGGTCAAGGACGGGACGCTGGTGGGCTACCAGCTGGACCGGCGGATCGCGAAGCTGACGGGGCTGGGCCGTTCCAACGGCTGCGCGTACGCGGACTCGCCGGGCCACGTCCCCGTGCAGCGCATGGCCAACGTGTCGTTGCGGCCGGATCCGGGCGGGTTCTCCACGGAGGACTTGATCGGCGGGGTGGAGCACGGGATCTACGTGGTCGGCGACCGGTCCTGGTCGATCGACATGCAGCGCTACAACTTCCAGTTCACCGGGCAGCGGTTCTTCCGGATCGAGAACGGCAGGCTGGCCGGGCAGCTGCGCGACGTCGCGTACCAGGCGACGACGACGGACTTCTGGGGCTCCATGGAGAAGGTCGGCGGCCCGCAGACGTATGTGCTGGGCGGCGCCTTCAACTGCGGCAAGGCCCAGCCGGGCCAAGTCGCGGCCGTCTCGCACGGCTGCCCCTCCGCCCTCTTCCGGGGCGTGAACATCCTCAATACGACGCAGGAGGCCGGACGATGA
- a CDS encoding metallopeptidase TldD-related protein, with protein MSRVSKPHEIVERALELSTADGCVVIADEESSANLRWAGNALTTNGVTRGRTLTVVATVDGAQGTASGVVSRSAVTAEDLEPLVRAAEAAARGAGPAEDAQPLVAGVPTSPDFTGAPAETGSDVFAEFAPALGDAFARARSGGRELYGFAHHQLTSTYLGTSTGLRLRHDQPTGTLELNAKSPDRTRSSWAGRSTRDFKDVDPAGLDAELAQRLRWAERRIELPAGRYETLLPPTAVADLLIYQLWSSTARDAAEGRTVFSKPGGGTRLGEKLSGLPLTLRSDPHAPGLEAAPFVIAHASGDGASVFDNGLPLTSTDWIRDGRLEHLTTTRHSAGLTGQPVAPAIDNLVLEGGGERSLAEMVAATTGRGLLLTCMWYIREVDPATLLLTGLTRDGVYLVEDGEVVGEVNNFRFNESPVDLLSRATEAGRTEKTLPREWGDWFTRAAMPALRIPDFNMSSVSPGV; from the coding sequence ATGAGCCGCGTCAGCAAGCCGCACGAGATCGTCGAGCGGGCGCTCGAACTGTCCACCGCCGACGGCTGCGTGGTCATCGCCGACGAGGAGTCGTCCGCGAACCTGCGCTGGGCCGGCAACGCGCTCACGACGAACGGGGTGACGCGGGGTCGGACCCTGACCGTCGTCGCGACCGTCGACGGTGCGCAGGGCACCGCGTCCGGCGTGGTGTCGCGGTCCGCGGTGACCGCGGAGGATCTGGAGCCGCTGGTGCGGGCCGCCGAGGCCGCCGCGCGCGGGGCCGGTCCGGCGGAGGACGCGCAGCCGCTGGTCGCCGGGGTGCCCACGTCACCCGATTTCACGGGCGCACCGGCCGAGACGGGCTCGGACGTCTTCGCGGAGTTCGCCCCGGCGCTCGGCGACGCCTTCGCCCGCGCCCGCTCCGGCGGCCGTGAGCTGTACGGCTTCGCCCACCACCAGCTGACCTCGACCTACCTCGGTACGTCGACGGGGCTGCGGCTGCGCCACGACCAGCCGACCGGGACGCTGGAGCTCAACGCCAAGTCCCCCGACCGCACCCGTTCGTCCTGGGCGGGCCGCTCGACGCGCGACTTCAAGGACGTCGACCCGGCCGGGCTCGACGCGGAGCTGGCGCAGCGGCTGCGCTGGGCGGAGCGCCGTATCGAGCTGCCCGCCGGGCGGTACGAGACGCTGCTGCCGCCGACCGCCGTCGCGGATCTGCTGATCTACCAGCTGTGGTCGTCGACCGCGCGGGACGCCGCGGAGGGCCGGACGGTGTTCTCCAAGCCGGGCGGCGGGACCAGGCTCGGCGAGAAGCTCTCCGGGCTGCCGCTGACGCTCCGCAGCGACCCGCACGCACCGGGCCTGGAGGCGGCGCCGTTCGTGATCGCCCATGCCTCCGGGGACGGCGCCTCCGTCTTCGACAACGGTCTGCCGCTGACGTCGACCGACTGGATCCGGGACGGCCGGCTGGAGCATCTGACGACCACCCGGCACTCGGCGGGGCTGACCGGGCAGCCGGTCGCGCCGGCGATCGACAACCTGGTGCTGGAGGGCGGCGGTGAGCGGTCCCTGGCGGAGATGGTGGCCGCGACGACCGGGCGCGGACTGCTGCTGACCTGCATGTGGTACATCCGGGAGGTCGATCCGGCGACGCTGCTGCTGACCGGGCTGACCCGCGACGGGGTGTATCTCGTCGAGGACGGCGAGGTCGTCGGCGAGGTGAACAACTTCCGGTTCAACGAGTCGCCGGTGGACCTGCTGTCGCGGGCCACGGAAGCGGGCCGTACGGAGAAGACGCTGCCGCGCGAGTGGGGCGACTGGTTCACCCGGGCCGCGATGCCCGCGCTGCGGATCCCGGACTTCAACATGAGCTCGGTGAGCCCGGGTGTGTGA
- the tyrS gene encoding tyrosine--tRNA ligase gives MTDIVDELKWRGLFAQSTDEDALRKALADGPVTFYCGYDPSAASLHVGHLVQVLTMRRLQQAGLRPLALVGGATGQIGDPRPTAERTLNDPETIANWVTRLRSQIEPFLSFEGENAAVMVNNLDWTSGMSAIEFLRDIGKHFRVNKMLTKESIARRLESDEGISYTEFSYQLLQSMDYLELYRRYGCTLQQGGSDQWGNLTAGLDLIHRLEPGAEVHALATPLMTKADGTKFGKSESGAVWLDPTMTTPYAFYQFWLNVDDRDISRYMRILSFLSPAELEELEKVTEERPQARTAQRALAEELTTLVHGADQCAAVIAASKALFGQGELGELDEATLSAALSEVPHAQVTELGPLVDLLVEVGLAPSKSGARRTVKEGGAYVNNVKVADGESAPAREALLHGRWLVLRRGKKNLAAVEVTG, from the coding sequence GTGACGGACATCGTCGACGAGCTGAAGTGGCGCGGGCTGTTCGCCCAGTCCACTGACGAGGACGCACTGCGCAAGGCTCTCGCGGACGGTCCCGTCACCTTCTATTGCGGCTACGACCCCAGCGCTGCGAGTCTGCACGTCGGCCATCTGGTGCAGGTGCTCACCATGCGCCGGCTCCAGCAGGCCGGTCTGCGGCCGCTCGCCCTGGTGGGCGGGGCCACCGGTCAGATCGGTGACCCGCGGCCGACCGCGGAGCGCACGCTGAACGATCCGGAGACGATCGCCAACTGGGTGACGCGGCTGCGGTCCCAGATCGAGCCGTTCCTGTCCTTCGAGGGCGAGAACGCGGCGGTCATGGTGAACAACCTGGACTGGACCTCGGGCATGTCCGCGATCGAGTTCCTCCGGGACATCGGCAAGCACTTCCGCGTCAACAAGATGCTGACCAAGGAATCCATCGCCCGGCGGCTGGAGTCCGACGAGGGCATCAGCTACACCGAGTTCAGCTACCAGTTGCTCCAGAGCATGGACTACCTGGAGCTGTACCGGCGCTACGGCTGCACCCTCCAGCAGGGCGGCAGCGACCAGTGGGGCAACCTCACCGCCGGTCTCGACCTGATCCACCGCCTGGAGCCGGGCGCCGAGGTGCACGCGCTGGCGACGCCGCTGATGACGAAGGCGGACGGGACCAAGTTCGGCAAGTCCGAGAGCGGGGCCGTCTGGCTCGACCCGACGATGACGACGCCGTACGCGTTCTACCAGTTCTGGCTGAACGTGGACGACCGGGACATCTCCCGGTACATGCGCATCCTCAGCTTCCTCAGCCCCGCTGAGCTGGAGGAGTTGGAGAAGGTCACCGAGGAGCGTCCGCAGGCCCGGACGGCGCAGCGCGCGCTGGCCGAGGAGCTGACGACGCTGGTGCACGGTGCCGATCAGTGCGCCGCGGTCATCGCGGCGTCGAAGGCGCTCTTCGGTCAGGGTGAGCTCGGCGAGCTGGACGAGGCGACGCTGAGCGCCGCACTGTCCGAGGTGCCGCACGCGCAGGTCACCGAGCTCGGCCCGCTGGTGGACCTCCTGGTGGAGGTCGGCCTGGCGCCGAGCAAGTCGGGCGCCCGTCGCACGGTGAAGGAGGGCGGTGCGTACGTGAACAACGTCAAGGTCGCGGACGGCGAGAGCGCGCCGGCCCGCGAGGCGTTGCTGCACGGGCGCTGGCTGGTGCTGCGCCGGGGCAAGAAGAACCTCGCCGCCGTCGAGGTCACCGGCTGA
- a CDS encoding GlsB/YeaQ/YmgE family stress response membrane protein: protein MGWLWAIIVGLVLGLIAKAILPGKQNIPLWLTIIFGIIGSVLGNAVATWIGVNDTKGIDWIRHLLQLIGAVVVVGVGDMLWASIRGTKQKT, encoded by the coding sequence ATGGGCTGGTTGTGGGCAATCATCGTGGGGCTGGTGCTCGGTCTGATCGCGAAGGCGATCCTGCCCGGCAAACAGAACATCCCGCTCTGGTTGACGATCATTTTCGGCATCATCGGCAGCGTCCTCGGCAACGCCGTCGCCACCTGGATCGGTGTCAACGACACCAAGGGCATCGACTGGATCCGCCATCTGCTCCAGCTGATCGGCGCGGTGGTGGTCGTCGGCGTCGGCGACATGCTGTGGGCCTCGATCCGCGGCACCAAACAGAAGACCTGA
- a CDS encoding DUF3099 domain-containing protein produces MRKQSGGEVFRITEARQGLADDVRGRQRRYVISMSVRTVSVVLAAVLWNVERYVAIVALALGVLLPYVAVVIANAGRENTPSLPSTFVPAPMRPVRDAAPVAGAAESGPEGDGVRRGGESV; encoded by the coding sequence ATGCGGAAGCAGAGCGGCGGCGAGGTCTTCCGGATCACGGAGGCCCGGCAGGGACTCGCGGACGATGTGCGCGGCAGGCAGCGGCGCTATGTGATCTCGATGTCCGTACGGACGGTGTCGGTGGTCCTGGCCGCGGTGCTGTGGAACGTCGAGCGGTACGTCGCGATCGTGGCGCTCGCACTCGGGGTTCTGCTCCCGTACGTGGCGGTGGTCATCGCCAACGCGGGCCGGGAGAACACCCCTTCGCTTCCTTCCACCTTCGTACCGGCACCGATGCGGCCGGTACGCGACGCCGCGCCGGTGGCCGGTGCCGCGGAATCCGGTCCGGAGGGTGACGGGGTCCGCCGCGGCGGGGAATCCGTGTGA
- the moaA gene encoding GTP 3',8-cyclase MoaA: MLIDTYDRVATDLRVSLTDRCNLRCTYCMPEEGLQWLAKPDLLSDDEIVRLIRIAVTRLGITEVRFTGGEPLLRPGLVCIVERCASLGPRPRMSLTTNGIGLGRTAAALKAAGLDRVNVSLDTLRPDVFKTLTRRDRHHDVLAGLEAARDAGLTPVKVNTVLMPGLNDDEAPELLAWAIEHGYELRFIEQMPLDAQHGWKRDGMITAGDILQSLRTRFTLTEEDAGERGSAPAERWIVDGGPHRVGVIASVTRPFCRACDRTRLTADGQVRTCLFAREETDLRGALRSDAPDEEIARIWTLAMWGKKAGSGLDDPSFLQPDRPMSAIGG, encoded by the coding sequence ATGCTCATCGACACCTACGACCGGGTGGCCACCGACCTGCGCGTCTCACTGACCGACCGGTGCAATCTGCGGTGCACGTACTGCATGCCGGAAGAGGGCCTGCAATGGCTGGCCAAGCCCGACCTGCTCAGTGACGACGAGATCGTCCGGCTGATCCGCATCGCCGTCACCCGGCTCGGCATCACCGAGGTCCGCTTCACCGGCGGCGAGCCGCTGCTGCGCCCCGGGCTCGTCTGCATCGTCGAGCGATGCGCGTCCCTCGGCCCACGCCCCAGGATGTCCCTCACCACCAACGGCATCGGTCTGGGGCGCACCGCCGCCGCACTCAAGGCCGCGGGGCTGGACCGGGTCAACGTCTCGCTGGACACCCTGCGCCCCGACGTCTTCAAGACCCTCACCCGCCGCGACCGCCACCACGACGTGCTGGCCGGCCTCGAAGCCGCGCGCGACGCCGGGCTCACCCCGGTCAAGGTCAACACCGTCCTGATGCCGGGGCTCAACGACGACGAGGCCCCCGAGCTGCTCGCCTGGGCCATCGAGCACGGGTACGAGCTCCGCTTCATCGAGCAGATGCCGCTCGACGCCCAGCACGGCTGGAAGCGCGACGGCATGATCACGGCAGGCGACATACTCCAGTCCTTGCGCACCCGCTTCACCCTCACCGAGGAGGACGCCGGAGAGCGCGGCTCCGCCCCCGCCGAGCGCTGGATCGTCGACGGCGGCCCCCACCGGGTCGGTGTCATCGCCTCCGTCACCCGCCCCTTCTGCCGGGCCTGCGACCGGACCAGGCTCACCGCCGACGGCCAGGTGCGCACCTGCCTCTTCGCCCGCGAGGAGACCGACCTGCGCGGCGCCCTGCGCTCGGACGCGCCGGACGAGGAGATCGCCCGTATCTGGACGCTCGCGATGTGGGGAAAGAAGGCCGGATCCGGTCTGGACGACCCGTCCTTCCTGCAGCCCGACCGGCCCATGTCGGCGATCGGCGGTTAG
- a CDS encoding solute symporter family protein yields the protein MSAAYHSHPALQLAASSTTEHRPLIITLFAVFVAATLGITVWAGRQTKSASDFYAGGRQFTAFQNGLAVSGDYMSAASFLGIAGAIALFGYDGFLYSIGFLVAWLVALLLVAEPLRNSGRYTMGDVLAYRMRQRPVRTASGVSTIVVSIFYLLAQMAGAGVLVSLLLGITSDAGKILIVALVGVLMIVYVTIGGMKGTTWVQMVKAVLLIAGALLMTFLVLLKFDFNISDLLGTAASKSGHGAAFLEPGLKYGATGTSKLDFLSLGIALVLGTAGLPHILIRFYTVPTAKAARKSVNWAIGIIGAFYLMTIALGFGAAALIGPDEIKAKNPAGNAAAPQLAEYLGGVGTTGGAVLLAVISAVAFATILAVVAGLTLASSSSFAHDIYANVIRKGKATEKEEMRAARWATVLIGAVAIVLGAFARDMNVAGLVALAFAVAASANLPTILYSLFWKRFTTQGALWSIYGGLASSVILVLFSPVVSGNPKTSMFKGVDFAWFPLENPGLISIPLGFLLGWIGSFLSKEEPDKGKYAELEVKSLTGVGAH from the coding sequence ATGAGCGCCGCGTACCACTCGCACCCCGCCCTCCAGTTGGCCGCTTCCTCGACCACCGAGCACCGGCCGCTGATCATCACGCTCTTCGCCGTGTTCGTCGCCGCGACCCTGGGCATCACCGTCTGGGCCGGACGGCAGACCAAGAGCGCCTCCGACTTCTACGCGGGCGGCCGCCAGTTCACCGCCTTCCAGAACGGACTCGCGGTCTCCGGCGACTACATGTCCGCCGCGTCGTTCCTCGGGATCGCCGGGGCCATCGCCCTCTTCGGCTACGACGGCTTCCTGTACTCCATCGGCTTCCTCGTCGCCTGGCTCGTGGCCCTGCTGCTGGTCGCCGAGCCGCTGCGCAACTCGGGCCGCTACACGATGGGCGACGTCCTCGCCTACCGGATGCGCCAGCGCCCCGTCCGTACCGCCTCCGGCGTCTCCACCATCGTCGTCTCGATCTTCTACCTGCTGGCCCAGATGGCGGGCGCGGGCGTCCTGGTCTCCCTGCTGCTCGGCATCACCAGCGACGCGGGCAAGATCCTCATCGTCGCCCTCGTCGGCGTACTGATGATCGTGTACGTCACCATCGGCGGGATGAAGGGCACCACCTGGGTGCAGATGGTCAAGGCCGTCCTGCTGATCGCCGGTGCCCTCCTGATGACCTTCCTGGTGCTGCTGAAGTTCGACTTCAACATCTCCGACCTGCTGGGCACGGCCGCCTCGAAGAGCGGCCACGGGGCGGCGTTCCTGGAGCCCGGCCTCAAGTACGGTGCCACCGGCACCTCGAAGCTGGACTTCCTCTCCCTGGGCATCGCCCTGGTCCTCGGCACCGCCGGCCTGCCGCACATCCTGATCCGCTTCTACACGGTGCCGACCGCCAAGGCCGCCCGTAAGTCGGTCAACTGGGCCATCGGCATCATCGGCGCCTTCTACCTGATGACGATCGCCCTCGGCTTCGGTGCCGCCGCCCTCATCGGCCCGGACGAGATCAAGGCGAAGAACCCGGCCGGCAACGCGGCCGCCCCGCAGCTCGCCGAATACCTCGGCGGGGTCGGCACCACCGGCGGCGCCGTGCTGCTCGCGGTGATCTCGGCGGTCGCCTTCGCCACCATCCTCGCCGTCGTCGCGGGACTCACCCTCGCCTCCTCGTCCTCCTTCGCGCACGACATCTACGCCAACGTCATCCGCAAGGGGAAGGCCACCGAGAAGGAGGAGATGCGGGCAGCCCGCTGGGCCACCGTCCTCATCGGCGCGGTCGCGATCGTCCTGGGCGCCTTCGCCCGTGACATGAACGTTGCCGGACTGGTGGCGCTGGCGTTCGCCGTCGCCGCCTCCGCCAACCTGCCGACCATCCTCTACAGCCTCTTCTGGAAGCGGTTCACCACCCAGGGCGCGCTCTGGTCGATCTACGGCGGTCTGGCGAGCTCGGTGATCCTGGTGCTGTTCTCGCCGGTCGTCTCCGGCAACCCGAAGACGTCGATGTTCAAGGGCGTCGACTTCGCCTGGTTCCCGCTGGAGAACCCCGGCCTGATCTCCATTCCGCTGGGCTTCCTGCTCGGCTGGATCGGCTCTTTCCTCTCGAAGGAGGAGCCGGACAAGGGCAAGTACGCCGAACTGGAGGTCAAGTCCCTCACCGGTGTCGGAGCGCACTGA
- a CDS encoding DUF485 domain-containing protein, which yields MATDAPPPEVSTDTRPAPPTTEAFTAMQESEEFGELRRSYRSFAFPLTIAFVLWYLLYVLLSNYAGGFMGTKVYSNINVAFVFGLAQFVTTFLIAWFYSRHAAAKLDPKAEAIKSRMEADA from the coding sequence GTGGCTACCGATGCACCGCCGCCCGAGGTCAGTACGGACACCCGCCCTGCCCCGCCCACGACCGAGGCGTTCACCGCGATGCAGGAGAGCGAGGAGTTCGGCGAACTGCGCCGCTCGTACCGCTCGTTCGCCTTTCCGCTGACCATCGCGTTCGTCCTCTGGTACCTGCTCTACGTGCTGCTGTCCAACTACGCGGGCGGCTTCATGGGCACCAAGGTCTACAGCAACATCAACGTGGCCTTCGTGTTCGGCCTCGCCCAGTTCGTCACCACCTTCCTCATCGCCTGGTTCTACTCGCGGCACGCGGCCGCGAAGCTCGACCCGAAGGCCGAGGCCATCAAGTCCCGTATGGAGGCCGACGCATGA